The genome window CACTAAGTTCATGGTGGGGACAGAGCAGGGCGTGGTGGTGTCCTGCAACAGGAAGGCGAAGACGGCGGCAGAGAAGATCGTCTGTACGTATGAGGGACACCATGGACCTGTCCTCGCCCTGCAGAGGAACCCCTTCTTCCCCAAGAACTTCCTGACGGTCGGGGACTGGACGGCCCGCATCTGGTCCGAGGACATCAAGGAGTCCTCCATCATGTGGACCAGGTAGGACACATGTCCATCAGGTAGGACACACGTTAAAGACACGTTTATCAGTCCCTCACCACGCGTCATATGATTAGGACTCAAATTTAAgcgtgttttttattttcaaaaaaagtcgTAAagaattttgttgatttttttttttttttttttttttggcgaaCTGTTGAGACGTCTGTCCTCAGATTCACATGTTGGACTCTGTGTCTTATATGATCTTGTCCGTCTCTATGGACTTCATGACAGCAGACTGTCCTTCCTGTCAGGTATCAGACATCCTACCTGATGGACGCCTGCTGGAGTCCCGTCAGACCGTCTGTCTTCTTCACCGTGAAGATGGACGGTGTGTTGGATGTCTGGGACATCCTGTTCAAACAGAACGACCCCACACTGAGTCTCAAGGTACGTCTGTCCCACCTGTCCCCTCCTGTCTACATGTCACCACCTGCCCAAACATCCCCACCTGTCCTCACGTCCTCATCTGTCCATGTCTCCACATGTCCCCCCGTTTGTTGGTGATGATGCAGTAATGATGCCATTTTCCCAGGTGTGTGATGAGCCTCTGTCGTGTGTCCGTCTCCATGACGACGGCCGTCTGGTGGCGTGTGGCTCTCAGCTGGGCGGAGCTTCTCTGCTGGAGGTCAACGGACTGACGGCGCCGCAGAGGAACGACAAGAACCTGCTGGCTGCTGTGAgacctctgtcctcctgtctgtctgtcctcctgtctgtctgtctgtcctcctgtctgtcctcctgtctgtctgtctgtcctcctgtctgtcctcctgtctgtctgtctgtctgtctgtccttctgtctgtttgtctgtcctcctgtctgtcctcctgtctgtctgtcctcctgtctgtctgtctgtctgtctgtccttctgtctgtttgtctgtcctcctgtctgtcctcctgtctgtctgtcctcctgtctgtttgtctgtcctcctgtctgtctgtcctcctgtctgtttgtctgtcctcctgtctgtttgtctgtcctcatgtctgtttgtctgtcctcatgtctgtcctcctgtctgtttgtctgtcctcctgtctgtttgtctgtcctcctgtctgtttgtctgtcctcctgtctgtctctgtaagTCAATACTTTGATGATCATACATACATGTCATACGTTTTTTCCTGTGTATTGATCTGTGTATTGATCTGTGTATTGATCTGTGTATTGATCAGTGTATTGATCAGAGTATTGATCTGTGTATTGATCAGTGTATTGATCAGAGTATTGATCAGTGCATTGATCAGAGTATTGATCTGTGTATTGATCAGTGTATTGATCAGAGTATTGATCAGTGCATTGATCAGAGTATTGATCCGTTATTGGCGGCAGATGTTTGAGCGGGAGACGAAGCGTGAGAAGATCCTGGAGGCGCGTCAGAGGGAGATCCGTCTGAAGGAGCGCAGCCGATCCGAACAGAGCCGAGAGGACGACGCGGGACAAGACGACGGAGACGAGCTTCCCCATCAGCTGATTACCAGAGCTGAGGAGGACTTCTACATCGTCATGGA of Plectropomus leopardus isolate mb unplaced genomic scaffold, YSFRI_Pleo_2.0 unplaced_scaffold3197, whole genome shotgun sequence contains these proteins:
- the LOC121938763 gene encoding dynein axonemal intermediate chain 2-like, with the translated sequence SVPQVLWWDVRRLTEPTERLVLDLSRDGNLDRALGAVSLEFESTMPTKFMVGTEQGVVVSCNRKAKTAAEKIVCTYEGHHGPVLALQRNPFFPKNFLTVGDWTARIWSEDIKESSIMWTRYQTSYLMDACWSPVRPSVFFTVKMDGVLDVWDILFKQNDPTLSLKVCDEPLSCVRLHDDGRLVACGSQLGGASLLEVNGLTAPQRNDKNLLAAMFERETKREKILEARQREIRLKERSRSEQSREDDAGQDDGDELPHQLITRAEEDFYIVMETELKRRREREEQADREKDVCEEKEVTGERGTSVNTGERGTSVNTGERGTSVNTGERGTSQ